The region AGGGGAGATGAATTTAATAAAAACGGCACGTCATAACCAACAACAAGTACACACTTGACACATAATATTCCCTCTCTCACAAAGATTCTATTTACTAtatttcatttcaatttcaatataTAACCGGAACCCAAAACTCTTTAATTAGGTTTTTTAAATCCGCATTTCAAGTTCAGTTTCtaaccccaaaaaaaaaacaaacattcctacgttctcttcttctccctttccCTTTCGTTCAATTTTTTCAGAACCAAAACAACGATGAAGTTCTGGAAGATTCTGAGCAACCAGATCGAGCAAACGCTACCTGATTGGCGTGACAAGTTTCTCTCCTACAAGGATCTCAAGAAACAGCTCAAGCTCATAGCCCCCAAAgaaccctcctcctcctcctcctccctcaAACGACGCCGTTCCGACAACGACGACGGCGCCGGCGAGGTCTCCAAAGAGGTCAACGATTTCCTCCGTCTTTTGGAGGTCGAGATTGAAAAGTTCAACGCCTTTTTCGTCGAGATGGAAGAGGAATATGTAATCAAATGGAAggtaactaactaactaatcaCTAATCACCATTATCGATTCTagttttttgcttttttttcttctagatAATCAGATTAGTTCAACGTGATATTTTTTTCTTGCTCAACGTGATTTTGCGAGCATGTGCTTCTAAGAATTTCACCCAAACATGTTCATATGATGAGAAACCACGTTAGAGAGTTAGAGAATATTAGAACTGGTTCTGTAGATGGGCAATGTAAATGGAAAACCATGTAAGGGTTTGATAATTTGCTGTGTATGGAAAAGGCTATTCAAAGGGATTTGTTTTGTTAGTGTGGACTGGgactaaaaaatatcaattcgGTAATAATGAATTAATGAAAATTGTGTTAGAAGACATGGTTCATTATTTTGGTGGTTTAAGTTTCCGTTGTTCGGCATATGATAACTTTCTTGGAGGGCATGAGTTACGCTTTTGAATTTTAGCATTCGTGTTGCTGTTTAGCATGTAAATCTAAAGGCATACATTTAACTGATGATGCCTTAAGTTTCATTTAATTTGGAACTTAATAATTTCGCTTTGTCTTTAGTTCTTTGTACAAGATGCGTGTTATCAGGTGGGCAGAAGAGAAATTTTGTGATGGATGGAAAATGTTATAAACTTTAGTTGGCATATGTTTATAATTAGTAATGCTAGTGCTACACACATATATGTCACCCTTACATGTCGACAATTTTCACCATATGATTTCTGGATGCTTATATTCTGACACTGGCACATCTCCAAACATGAGAAGATGTGACTCCTGGAGATATGGACCAAGCATTTTCCATTTCTAAGATTATATGTTTATGTTTGTGATGCAGGAGTTGCAAAACAAAGTTGCTTGGGCCAAGAATTCAGATGTAGATTTGATGCCAGTAGGGAGGGAAATAGTGGATTTGCATGGAGAGATGGTTTTGTTGGAGAACTACAGTGCACTTAACTACACAGGTATTTTCCTTTCTTTATGAACCATTGCATAAGTTTTAAGTGACAGATTCCATTTTTATCATCAAGAGTATTAACATTTGATGACTTGAAGGATCTCAGACATTGTTAAAATGGAGTAAAATAGTATTTTGGTATTTGGAATTGGAAGTATACCTCACTTGCAAATTTGCAATGCAGTCCCGCCCGCGTGTAAATTCGGCATATGATTTTGTCCTTGAATTATTCAACCCGATTCATGACAATCTCCTATGACATATAATAAAAGGGCCAATAAGAAATGAGTTTGAATAATTTATGTACTAAATGGTCTTAAATCAAGGACTAAATTGCCAAACACTTTTAGAATGTGTTTGGATGGAGTGTTTTTAGGAAGTAATGTAATTTTTCAGGGAATTTGAAATGCTCTATTTTAAAATACAGTGTGTGGATGTTTATTACAAAGAATTTTAAATTCAAGGTAATTAAACTGGGTTGAGAGTGAGGAAATCAAAATGACACCAAAATAGGTAGAATTTGTGAAATTCCTCTCATCTTTCTCGATCGATTCTTCCTTTATCTGGCTAAAGCAATACTACTGGTGGTTCGGTCGGTTGTAAAACTGCACTTTCCTGCCGTAAAGTCCCTCCAACAACCAGAAAAACAAGCTTTGTGGTTGCCATGGTGAATGCTCTGCTATGGTGTACATGATGGAGACTTCCAGATCTGAAACTCCGCCTCCTCAAAATGACGACGAAGTTGGTCGTGGAGGACCTTTAATAGCTTCATAGCGGAGGAATAGCCATCTGCGGTGTTGGGGGTCTGTGGGCGGCGTTAACCTTAGTGTATTGGTGTTGAAGTGAGGGAAAGGTGAACGTGCCGAGGAGCACCATGAGCGAAACAATGCTGCACACCTCATCTTGGGGGCTCCAGAGCACCATGAGACCTTGCGCCACAACTTACATCGGAAGACCCACAAGCACCACACTGGCTAGAGAAACTAGAAATCTACAAGACAAAAAAGAAAATCACAATTGAAGGAATGCAAACATTTAACCCAAACAAGAGATGTTACAAATTTAGGGAGTTCAATTGATTCAATTGAAATCCCTTGTTTTTTAAattctctgaaatttgaaaattctctATCCAAACACAGGGTTAGGTTCAAAATGGAAGTTTACTTATTAATATGTATAGCCAGATGAAATTGTAAGGAATCATGGACTATATAGTCTTAACCCAGACAATTTTGTTGGCAACAATATTATTTGATCACAAGCCCGACTAAAAGCTATGGACTCTATTTGCTCAATTCATTTGACATCTTGTATTTTTTCCCCTTTCTTTTTTGGTTTACCAGTTACCACTTCTATTGCTTTTTAATTCTTTTATATACTCCATTTATCTTGTAACATGTTACTGGTAAATCCACGCATATAAGTCTCGaacttttatttgaaaaatgagTAACTATTGTGCGCTGTTCTGGAAGAATTCCATTTATTAACTAGGTCTACTAATACAATTCTAATTGAATGTATCATTTAGTTATGCCTGTCAATAAATTGGTTCATAAAAGAAGTGAATGATTAAACCCACACTAATATCTGGTATGAAGAATAAGTCACCATATATATTGTAGACAAATTTGACTTTTGAGGTCCTGTTAACTGTTTTGTCAGCTGACATAATACTTTATCGAATGTTTAATAAAGTAGATTGATGGTTAAATATTCCTTGGATTAGGAGGGAGTTTTGATGATGAATGTTTAGAAATGTTGCTTATTCTTCTATCTCATCTTCCATTCTTTGTGCAGGTCTAGTGAAGATAATAAAGAAATATGATAAGCGAACTGGTGCGCTACTTCGATTACCTTTTATCCAAGATGTATTGAACCAGCCCTTCTTCAAAATTGATGTTCTTAACAAGCTTGTAAAGGAGTGTGAGGTGATGCTAAGTATTCTTTTCCCCAAAAGTGGGTCTCTAGGTCCATCCTTCTCAACTAGTGATCTTGAGGAAGAAGCGTGCAGTTCCATGACTGCAAATGAAAATAGAGAGACACTGAAGCAGGTGCCAAAAGAACTTGCCGAAATCCAAAATATGGAGAACATGTTCATCAAACTAACTACATCAGCATTGGATACCTTGAAAGAGATTAGGGGTGGAAGCTCGACCGTAAGCATATACTCATTGCCTCCGCATAAGGAGGCTATGGTAGAGCAAGCAGCCAAATAGATGTTTGGAGTAACACAGGATATGTGCTGACTTTGTATCATATCACTCTTTTTTCTCTGCTTTAGATCAAACAGCCAAATATAGATGATGGCAATAACTTGTGATAGCTGCTGAACATTGTCCTTTTCTATGTTGAGAAGAGAACCCCATTCAAAATGAGGCTGGAGGGGAATCTGTCCTCCTTTTTGGAACAGTGTCCGATGGTAGATGGATGCGGCTAGATtgattttctcctttttttttttcttttttatgcaCAAAATTCTCTTCAGGGTTATAGGGGCAtggaatctggaaaaacagcatGTGCAGCTTCAGCTTGTATCACCTTATTAACTATGGTCATTATTTTTGTCACCACCCCTATAGATATTCATATCATACTCTTCCCTTCCGCAGTTTCAATTTGTGAAAGAGCAATGCTATATAGTACGAGAGGGCACGTACGAAGAATGCACGAGAGTTCAAAACTACAactgccaaaaaaaaaagtaaacctACTATTTCTGGCGgttcaaaaccgccacaaaattacaactgtcaaaataaaaagaaaagctacGGTAACCGCCAGAAAATGCTTCGTGCGTGGTGCACGAGCCCCAAGGTCGTGCCCCACagcattttcctttgagaaatgTATAATTTGTGTTCTACAGTTATAAGTGCGGTGTGTAATTGGTGTGTAATTGGTTCCTGCTAGGGGTGGCAAATGGATGGATTGGATGGATATGAGTATGAATATGAATTGTAATAGATGGATCCAAAACAATCCATTATCCATTAAGGATCCActaaaattgtttaaaaaaaccCATCAATTAGTGAATAAAAATTCATCCAATCCATTCATTAGTAAATATTTATTGCATCGATATCCAATTCATCCAATGACTTTTAGTacgaaaaattattattattgttattatttagATAAAAAGAAGTTTATAAGAAATTCATTTCTCTAAAATCGGCCCTAAACACTAATATCGGTCCCAACCCCTACAATCAGTTCAAAACTCTAAAATCGACACAAAACCTAAAATCGGGCCACAAACCCTAAAATTGAATTCAAACACTAAAATTGGCCTAATCTCTAAAATAGGTTTCCAAGAAGTGATCCCATTTTTTTTAACAGGTCCGGGTAGAGACCAAAGGTCTTAAGCGATAGATTCGTCAAAATGTGTTGAGTTGGAATTCCATTCTAACTAAAGATTCTATAAAATCGTCCCCTAAACTGTAAAATCAACCCCAAATTCTAAAGTCGACCTTAAACACTAAAATCAGCTTTAAACCTTAAAATCAATCCATATCCCTAAAACTGACCGCAAACCCTAAATAAACACGATCAAACTTCTATTCATGTAAGAGTTATACTCTTGAGGCTTTGAGTCTTGATGAAGCTAATCTTTATGTACGACTTCCAAGACGATGGTTGCACGTAGAGTTCACCTTTCAATTATGTATTGTGAACACGTCGGCTTAAGGCTGCTCGGCTGGACGAGTTGAAACTTGCTTCTAGTTTCTTAAATTAcgaattgatatatatatatataatatgattattttgaaataatttagtCTGTGCGATAAAAAACATAAACAATACTTCATAAGAGCTTTAAGAGTAATATTTTTTCCAATTACAATTGTTTGTGATTTAGTCTTAAAAGTCGTTGTATCAATCCAACTATTTCCTAACTCCATGGATTGAGTACGGTTTCTAAGAAAAAAGTTGTAGGTTTGACATTTGCATGGTTTTGTTCAATTTTATAGTTATTTTTCTGAGCTATATTACTTTCTTCATGGAAAGTAACCAAGCAAGCTTAACCCTTTAACAAACAATACAATTTACATGATCAACCATACAACATTTTTAGCAAACAATGCTATTTACATGATCTACCAATGAAAATAACTGTATTATCCTTCAGCTTATGTATAAAATCTTCACATAGAGAACCTTAAAGTCA is a window of Lotus japonicus ecotype B-129 chromosome 5, LjGifu_v1.2 DNA encoding:
- the LOC130718955 gene encoding SPX domain-containing protein 2-like; the encoded protein is MKFWKILSNQIEQTLPDWRDKFLSYKDLKKQLKLIAPKEPSSSSSSLKRRRSDNDDGAGEVSKEVNDFLRLLEVEIEKFNAFFVEMEEEYVIKWKELQNKVAWAKNSDVDLMPVGREIVDLHGEMVLLENYSALNYTGLVKIIKKYDKRTGALLRLPFIQDVLNQPFFKIDVLNKLVKECEVMLSILFPKSGSLGPSFSTSDLEEEACSSMTANENRETLKQVPKELAEIQNMENMFIKLTTSALDTLKEIRGGSSTVSIYSLPPHKEAMVEQAAK